The following is a genomic window from Hymenobacter monticola.
AGCCGGCGTTGTGGCCTTCGGTGGCCAGGGTGGCCAGCAATTCCCGCACGGCCACGTGGCCCCCACCGCGCAGCCAGGCCCCGCCGAATGGTGCGTGCACGCCGGGCAGGTTGGGGTCGGTGGTCGTCAGCTCGGCCACGAATTCGCCCCAAGGGCGGTCGGCGCTGCGGGCCAGCACGGCGTTTTGCTCTTCGAGCGAGTTGAAAAGCTTGAAAATGGGCGTTTCGTAGAAGAAAGTCTGGCCGTATCGTTGTGCCAGCTCGCGGTAGAAGGCGCCCGCGAAGGGCAGCAGCTCGGCCGCGCGCCAGGAGAGGGCAAAGCGCTTGCCCGCCACCGGGTTCATGAGCCCGGCTGCTACGTTGGAGGCGGAGTTGGCTTGGCCGGGGTCGAACACCAGCACGCGGTGGCCGCGCTCGCGCAGCACATACGCCAAGGTGGCGCCCGCAATGCCGTGGCCCACTACCAGAAAATCATAGTCCGTCATGGCTGGCAAGGTAAGGACGCTTCGCTTAATGAGGTGTCAGGTGTTCGGTGTTGGGTTTTAGGTATTGGATGTACATGAATGAACAACATCTTCCCAACACCGAATACTGAATGCCGAACACCAAATACCGAACACCCAATACCTAAAACCCGACACCCAACGCCCTTTCCCCATCGCGTCGTACCTTTCCGCATTGCTTCGAAACCCCTGCATTGTATGACTGTTGCCGGCTTTGCCTTCAATCCATTCTCCGAAAATACCTATCTGCTGATTGACTACGCCACCCGGCAGTGCGCCATCGTGGACGCCGGCTGCTACACCGCTGCCGAGCAACAAGCGCTGCGCAGCTATATCGAAACCAATCAGTTGCAGGTCAGCCTGCTGCTCAATACCCATTCCCATATCGACCACGTGCTGGGCGCGCAGTTCGTGCTCGACACCTGGCCCGGCACCCCGTTCCTGGTGCATCGCCTCGACCTGCCCACTCTGCGCGCCGTGCCCACCTACGCTTCCAACTACGGCTTCCCGCAGTACCAGCCTGCCGAGCCCACCGGCGAACTGGTGGCCGGCCAGCCCGTGCGCTTCGGCGAAACCGAGCTCGAAGTGCGCTTCACGCCGGGCCATGCACCGGGCCATGTGGTGTTTTACCACGCACCCACGGCCACCGTCATCGGCGGCGACGTGCTGTTTCAGCGCAGCATCGGGCGCACCGACCTGCCCGGCGGCAACCACGCTGAACTGATTCACAGCATCAAAACCGAGCTGTTCACCCTGCCCGACGACACGGTGGTGTACCCCGGCCACGGCCCCGCCACCA
Proteins encoded in this region:
- a CDS encoding MBL fold metallo-hydrolase; protein product: MTVAGFAFNPFSENTYLLIDYATRQCAIVDAGCYTAAEQQALRSYIETNQLQVSLLLNTHSHIDHVLGAQFVLDTWPGTPFLVHRLDLPTLRAVPTYASNYGFPQYQPAEPTGELVAGQPVRFGETELEVRFTPGHAPGHVVFYHAPTATVIGGDVLFQRSIGRTDLPGGNHAELIHSIKTELFTLPDDTVVYPGHGPATTIGDERRHNPFLI